One segment of Syntrophales bacterium DNA contains the following:
- a CDS encoding gamma carbonic anhydrase family protein, protein MISKYKNYEPKIGKGVFIAPTAEVIGRCEIGADSSIWFGSIVRGDVHFIKIGKRTSIQDLSVVHVTQHTKEDCSDGFRTTIGDDVTVGHKVMLHGCTIGNACLIGMNATLLDGCEIGEESIVAAGSVVTQGKKFPPRSLIMGMPAKVIRPVTEKEIEKIYHSSQNYVNYKNEYLEMQK, encoded by the coding sequence ATGATTTCTAAATACAAAAACTACGAACCGAAGATTGGGAAAGGTGTTTTTATTGCGCCAACTGCAGAAGTGATCGGACGCTGTGAGATTGGTGCTGACAGCTCGATCTGGTTTGGTTCTATCGTGCGGGGCGACGTACATTTTATCAAGATCGGCAAGAGAACCAGTATCCAGGACTTAAGTGTCGTTCATGTGACGCAGCACACAAAAGAAGATTGCAGTGACGGCTTTCGCACCACCATCGGTGACGACGTAACAGTGGGACATAAAGTGATGCTGCATGGCTGCACGATCGGGAATGCTTGTCTGATTGGTATGAATGCAACTCTGCTGGATGGTTGTGAAATTGGGGAAGAATCGATTGTTGCAGCAGGTTCGGTGGTTACACAAGGCAAGAAATTTCCACCTCGCAGCCTCATCATGGGAATGCCTGCTAAAGTTATTCGACCAGTCACAGAGAAGGAGATCGAAAAAATCTATCATTCTTCCCAAAATTACGTGAATTATAAAAATGAATATCTGGAAATG